In Ectothiorhodosinus mongolicus, one DNA window encodes the following:
- the lexA gene encoding transcriptional repressor LexA, whose translation MDKALTPRQQQILDFIRSAQNERGMPPTRDEIMRAFGFRSPNAAECHLRALQKKGVLRLTSGVSRGIQLTQPGGMPLIGRVAAGHPILAVEHIEDHFHIDARLFKPAPDYLLRVQGDSMINAGIHDGDLLAVHRTQVAEPGQIVVARLDDEVTVKRLHRQGQRLQLLAENPAYPPIDLDPDKTSLCIEGISVGVIRPQPQ comes from the coding sequence ATGGATAAAGCACTCACTCCCCGCCAACAGCAGATTCTGGATTTTATTCGCAGCGCGCAGAATGAGCGGGGCATGCCGCCAACGCGTGATGAGATTATGCGTGCTTTTGGCTTTCGCTCACCCAATGCGGCGGAGTGTCACTTGCGGGCGCTGCAGAAAAAGGGGGTGCTGCGCCTGACCTCGGGGGTTTCGCGGGGCATCCAGCTGACCCAGCCAGGCGGTATGCCGCTGATTGGGCGGGTGGCAGCCGGGCATCCGATTTTGGCGGTGGAGCATATCGAGGATCATTTTCATATTGATGCGCGCTTGTTTAAGCCGGCGCCGGATTATCTGTTGCGGGTGCAGGGTGACAGCATGATCAATGCCGGCATTCATGATGGCGATTTGTTGGCGGTGCATCGCACGCAGGTGGCAGAGCCTGGCCAAATCGTCGTGGCGCGCCTGGATGATGAGGTGACGGTGAAGCGGCTGCATCGCCAGGGGCAGCGGCTACAATTGCTCGCTGAGAACCCCGCCTACCCGCCTATCGATCTGGATCCGGACAAGACCTCTTTGTGCATTGAAGGGATTAGCGTTGGCGTGATTCGCCCGCAGCCACAGTAG
- a CDS encoding ABC transporter ATP-binding protein, translated as MTSAAVTSSPPEAAIAEARGLLKTYDGRIVVDHIDLAVRPGEFFGLLGPNGAGKTTTLRMLLGHTPPDAGELTVLGYPVPAMAREARQNLGVVPQFDNLDPDFTVWENLYTYAEYFGLGGAERLRRVDELLIFANLKERQTARISQLSGGMRRRLMLARALINNPELVILDEPSTGMDPQARHHIWQRLKELQKRGTTLILTTHYMEEAERLCDRLAIIDQGRVVACGSPQALIQEHKAKDLETVFIKLTGHELRD; from the coding sequence ATGACCTCTGCTGCCGTCACCTCAAGCCCTCCCGAAGCGGCCATCGCCGAGGCCCGAGGTCTGCTCAAAACCTATGACGGGCGCATCGTCGTCGACCATATCGACCTCGCTGTGCGACCCGGCGAATTTTTCGGCCTGCTCGGGCCCAACGGCGCCGGCAAAACCACCACCTTGCGCATGCTCCTAGGCCACACCCCGCCCGATGCAGGGGAGCTCACGGTCCTGGGCTATCCCGTCCCGGCCATGGCCCGTGAAGCGCGCCAAAATTTAGGGGTCGTACCCCAATTTGATAATCTCGATCCTGACTTCACGGTTTGGGAGAACCTCTACACCTATGCGGAGTACTTTGGTCTGGGTGGGGCAGAGCGCTTGCGCCGCGTCGATGAGTTGCTCATCTTCGCCAACCTGAAAGAGCGCCAGACCGCGCGCATCAGCCAGCTCTCCGGCGGCATGCGTCGGCGCCTGATGCTCGCTCGCGCGCTCATCAATAACCCCGAACTGGTCATCCTCGACGAGCCTAGCACCGGTATGGATCCTCAGGCCCGCCATCACATCTGGCAGCGCCTCAAAGAACTGCAAAAACGGGGTACGACCCTCATTCTCACTACCCATTACATGGAAGAGGCTGAGCGCCTTTGCGATCGCCTGGCCATCATTGATCAGGGTCGAGTCGTTGCTTGCGGCAGCCCCCAAGCCCTGATTCAAGAGCATAAGGCTAAGGATCTGGAAACAGTATTCATCAAACTCACCGGCCACGAGCTGCGCGACTAG
- a CDS encoding ABC transporter permease has translation MPNAPTKAAPKATTQSRPNPLRTTLPRLSLRALPVWRRNLRVWRKIMLPSIMGNFGEPVLYLLAFGFGFGLLIGEVGDIPYIVFLASGIICSSAMNTSSFEGMYSAYTRMSEQKTWDAMLGAPLNLDDIVFGEVLWAATKALFAASAMLVVASVLGLVADARALLSLPVVFLAGFTFGSMAMIMTAVSRSYDFFLYYFTLILTPMLLLSGVFFPMDQLPPVVSQVMVWLPLYHVIELVRPLIIGQWPTQVLLHLGVVLAYGLAALSIATALLKKRLLF, from the coding sequence ATGCCCAACGCCCCCACCAAAGCCGCGCCCAAGGCCACAACCCAGTCTCGGCCTAACCCGTTGCGTACCACTCTGCCACGCTTGAGCCTGCGCGCATTGCCCGTTTGGCGGCGAAACCTACGCGTCTGGCGCAAAATCATGCTGCCCTCGATCATGGGTAACTTCGGCGAGCCGGTGCTGTACCTACTGGCCTTTGGCTTTGGCTTTGGCCTTTTGATTGGTGAGGTCGGCGACATCCCCTACATCGTGTTTCTCGCCTCCGGCATCATCTGCTCCAGCGCCATGAACACCTCCAGCTTCGAGGGCATGTACTCGGCCTACACCCGCATGTCCGAACAAAAAACCTGGGATGCCATGCTCGGTGCTCCGCTCAACCTAGACGACATCGTCTTTGGTGAAGTGCTCTGGGCCGCCACCAAAGCCTTATTTGCCGCTAGCGCCATGTTGGTGGTCGCATCAGTGCTTGGCCTAGTCGCCGATGCCCGTGCGTTACTCTCCCTGCCCGTCGTCTTTCTCGCTGGCTTCACCTTTGGTTCCATGGCGATGATCATGACCGCCGTATCGCGTAGCTACGATTTCTTTCTTTACTATTTCACATTAATTTTAACGCCTATGTTATTGCTATCTGGTGTATTTTTTCCCATGGATCAGCTGCCTCCCGTCGTCAGCCAAGTCATGGTCTGGCTGCCGCTGTATCATGTCATCGAGCTCGTACGCCCGCTGATCATCGGGCAATGGCCTACCCAAGTTCTGCTGCACCTTGGCGTTGTCTTGGCATACGGCCTCGCAGCTTTAAGTATCGCCACCGCCCTGTTAAAAAAGCGGCTGCTGTTCTAA
- a CDS encoding NAD(P)-dependent oxidoreductase — translation MSENRMKVGCVGLGIMGRPMSLHVQNGGHELHIWARRPESLEPLKAAGANAHNSLTELIQSVDVLITNVSDTPDVEQILLGPSGVKETASSGFTVIDHSTICPVRTRYMAEALAEMGIDFLDAPVSGGEAGAIAGTLTVMVGGKAPVLEKLRPIIDCVAGKITHVGDHGAGQITKACNQLIVAQSLVAVSEAISLAEAGGVDPAAMREALLGGLAYSKVLEVHGQRMLDRAYPPGFKTRLHSKDMGIVVQAAQQLGVPLMGASLAAQWLHTMAEQGRGEEDSAVVAELQRKLAGQS, via the coding sequence ATGAGCGAAAATCGCATGAAAGTTGGCTGCGTTGGACTGGGTATTATGGGTCGACCCATGAGCCTGCATGTGCAAAACGGTGGCCATGAACTTCATATCTGGGCCCGCCGTCCCGAGTCGCTGGAGCCGCTTAAAGCCGCTGGCGCCAACGCCCATAATAGCCTCACCGAGCTCATCCAAAGCGTCGATGTGCTCATTACCAACGTCTCAGACACCCCCGATGTTGAACAAATCCTGCTCGGACCTAGCGGCGTTAAAGAAACCGCCAGCTCCGGATTCACGGTCATTGACCACAGCACCATTTGTCCGGTGCGCACCCGTTATATGGCTGAGGCGCTGGCGGAAATGGGCATCGACTTTCTTGATGCCCCGGTCTCCGGCGGTGAAGCCGGCGCCATCGCCGGCACGCTCACGGTGATGGTCGGCGGTAAAGCCCCTGTGCTCGAAAAGCTGCGGCCGATCATCGACTGCGTCGCCGGCAAAATCACCCACGTCGGCGATCACGGCGCCGGGCAAATCACCAAGGCCTGCAACCAGCTCATCGTCGCCCAGTCATTGGTTGCCGTCTCCGAAGCTATTTCCTTGGCCGAAGCCGGCGGTGTGGATCCCGCAGCCATGCGCGAGGCGCTGCTCGGCGGTCTGGCTTATTCAAAAGTGCTGGAAGTCCATGGTCAGCGCATGCTCGATCGCGCCTACCCACCGGGCTTCAAAACCCGCTTGCACAGCAAAGACATGGGCATCGTCGTTCAAGCGGCTCAGCAACTCGGCGTGCCGCTGATGGGTGCCTCGCTGGCCGCCCAATGGCTGCACACCATGGCGGAGCAGGGGCGCGGCGAAGAGGATTCCGCTGTCGTCGCCGAACTTCAAAGGAAGCTCGCGGGTCAGAGCTAA
- the ubiG gene encoding bifunctional 2-polyprenyl-6-hydroxyphenol methylase/3-demethylubiquinol 3-O-methyltransferase UbiG → MTSPNRQQSADMASSIDPQEVERYTQLAKSWWDPSGPFWPLHTLNCVRTGYIRDQLCHYLGRDPQQPQPLTGLEILDIGCGGGILSEAMAELGARVHGVDVTPRNIFIAEQHAQNSGLDLRYECIAVEELAATGAQYDVVLNMEVVEHVADLPGFMAACNQLVKPGGLGFIATLNRTWIAGFTAIFGAEYVLGWLPKGTHQWRRFVPPRTLEELLNRDSLEVIERTGVRVNPFTRGMSLTPYMGINYMLMWRRLSSDRTSAA, encoded by the coding sequence ATGACAAGTCCTAACCGCCAGCAGAGCGCTGACATGGCCAGCTCCATCGATCCCCAAGAAGTCGAGCGCTATACCCAGCTGGCAAAAAGCTGGTGGGATCCCAGCGGGCCGTTCTGGCCATTACACACGCTCAACTGCGTGCGTACCGGCTACATTCGTGACCAGCTCTGCCACTATCTGGGCCGCGATCCGCAACAGCCCCAGCCGCTTACCGGCCTAGAGATTCTCGACATTGGCTGTGGCGGCGGTATTCTCAGCGAGGCGATGGCAGAACTCGGCGCCCGCGTCCATGGCGTTGATGTCACGCCACGCAACATCTTCATCGCCGAGCAGCATGCGCAAAACAGCGGGCTTGACCTGCGCTATGAATGCATCGCTGTCGAAGAGCTGGCCGCCACCGGTGCGCAATATGACGTCGTGCTGAATATGGAAGTGGTGGAGCATGTGGCGGATTTGCCCGGGTTCATGGCCGCCTGCAACCAGCTCGTCAAGCCCGGCGGCTTGGGCTTCATCGCCACCTTAAATCGCACTTGGATCGCCGGTTTCACCGCGATTTTTGGTGCTGAATATGTGCTCGGCTGGCTACCCAAAGGCACTCATCAGTGGCGCCGCTTCGTGCCGCCGAGAACACTAGAGGAGCTGCTCAATCGAGACAGTTTGGAGGTCATCGAGCGCACGGGTGTGCGGGTCAATCCCTTCACTCGCGGTATGTCGCTGACCCCATACATGGGCATCAATTACATGCTCATGTGGCGCCGCCTCAGTTCTGACCGGACTTCAGCTGCTTAA